The proteins below are encoded in one region of Aequorivita iocasae:
- a CDS encoding DUF5995 family protein: MAAKTIDEVIARLDNIIDAECAKNSCMAYFPILYREVTVRIKEGILNNEFENNPRMEKLDVLFANRYIEAYECLGKNQPFTKSWKKAFEVAKKGNLLIMQHLLLGINAHINLDLGIAVAETVGDDGELMDFENDFNKINEILGSMIANVESKIITVSPLFGLLDKFGKGREDKLVNFSINVARDGAWLFANQYHFSHNKDEELKTRDTIIATLADKLIHQKSWVLKYLVKTIYFFEKKDVPQIVLVLKQ; encoded by the coding sequence ATGGCTGCAAAAACTATTGATGAAGTTATAGCACGGTTGGACAATATTATTGACGCCGAATGTGCCAAAAATTCCTGTATGGCATATTTCCCCATACTTTACAGAGAAGTTACTGTTCGCATAAAAGAGGGTATTCTCAACAATGAATTCGAAAACAATCCACGCATGGAAAAGCTGGATGTGCTCTTCGCGAACAGATATATTGAGGCTTACGAATGTTTAGGCAAAAATCAACCTTTTACTAAAAGTTGGAAAAAAGCCTTTGAAGTTGCAAAAAAGGGAAATTTGTTGATTATGCAGCATCTGCTTTTGGGCATCAATGCACACATCAATTTAGACCTCGGGATTGCCGTGGCTGAAACCGTTGGCGATGATGGCGAGTTGATGGATTTTGAAAATGACTTCAATAAAATCAATGAAATTCTTGGTTCAATGATTGCAAATGTGGAATCGAAGATAATTACTGTTTCGCCTTTATTTGGATTATTGGATAAATTTGGAAAAGGCCGCGAGGATAAATTGGTAAATTTCAGTATAAACGTAGCTCGCGATGGAGCCTGGCTTTTCGCCAACCAGTATCATTTTTCGCACAACAAAGACGAAGAACTAAAAACACGTGATACTATAATTGCAACGCTTGCCGACAAATTGATCCATCAAAAAAGTTGGGTTTTAAAATATTTGGTAAAAACCATTTATTTCTTTGAAAAGAAAGATGTTCCGCAGATAGTGTTGGTACTTAAGCAATAG
- a CDS encoding VOC family protein, translated as MSKHGAIPNLIYSDVNAAVSFLKKAFGFKEHGVYKDDNGKIFHAQLVLGKALIMVNPFNPDTAFGKMLNLPKNLEGYNTQTPYFIIENVDEHYKNAKANGAEIVMDIKDEDYGGRGYSCKDPEGNIWSFGSYNPFSEK; from the coding sequence ATGAGCAAACACGGCGCAATACCCAATTTAATTTACAGCGATGTTAATGCTGCAGTTTCATTTTTAAAAAAGGCGTTCGGTTTTAAGGAACACGGTGTTTATAAAGACGACAACGGCAAAATATTTCACGCACAACTGGTATTGGGCAAGGCTTTAATAATGGTAAACCCATTCAATCCCGATACTGCTTTCGGTAAAATGCTCAACCTTCCCAAAAACCTTGAAGGCTACAATACCCAAACACCTTATTTTATAATCGAGAATGTTGATGAACATTACAAAAACGCAAAGGCAAATGGTGCCGAAATAGTAATGGACATTAAAGACGAAGACTACGGTGGCCGTGGCTACAGCTGCAAAGATCCCGAAGGAAATATTTGGAGCTTTGGAAGCTATAATCCTTTTTCAGAAAAGTAA
- a CDS encoding TM2 domain-containing protein, whose product MEEQQNQGYDSTQQQSRNTANESWNQPSPQHNQENKKILAGILAILLGGFGIHKFILGYTQEGIIQIIITVVTCGIGSIIGLIEGIIYLTKSDEEFYQTYQVGKKGWF is encoded by the coding sequence ATGGAAGAACAACAAAACCAAGGGTATGACAGTACCCAGCAGCAATCACGAAATACCGCTAACGAAAGTTGGAATCAACCTTCTCCCCAACACAATCAAGAAAACAAAAAGATTTTGGCAGGAATTCTTGCCATTCTTTTAGGTGGATTTGGCATTCATAAATTCATTTTAGGATATACGCAGGAAGGGATAATTCAAATAATTATAACCGTAGTAACCTGCGGTATCGGCAGTATAATAGGTTTAATTGAAGGCATAATTTATCTAACCAAAAGTGATGAGGAATTTTATCAAACCTATCAAGTTGGTAAAAAAGGATGGTTTTAA